TGAACCGGATGCTTTGCCCGCGCCCTTGCCTGAGCTCTTATTTGAACAAGCTGAGGCGCGCGAAGTGGCGGTCGCGGCGGGTTGGGTGACGCAAGCCAAACCCAGGTCAAGCGCGCAACCCATCAGCCGGTTTCGCATCCTGGCCCCGCTCGGCGCGGACGGCAAAGGCGACGTCGTGGTGGCCGAAGACGTCCGTCTTGCCCCTGCTTTCCTGAAACGCCGCGCGCTCGTTTTTTCGTTGGGTCTAGTCGTCATTCTTGGCTTCGTGTTTGGGCTGTACAACTGGGCCAAACCCAGACCGGGAACACTGGCGCGCGCGAGTCTGCGGGCGAACGTGGCACCGCTCACCAGCTTTCAGGGCCGCGAAAATTATCCCGCCTTTTCGCCCGACGACCGGCAAATCGCCTTTACCTGGGATGGTGGGCGGGACGGCACGCCGGGTGACACAACGGATATTTACGTCAAGTTGCTGGGCACTGAAACGCCGTTGCGGTTGACCACCAATCCGGCGGAGGAAATCAGCCCCGTCTGGTCGCCGGACGGCCTTTCCATCGCGTTTATGCGCATCACCACTGGCGGTGCCGGGATTTATCTGGTGCCCGCACTCGGCGGCCCAGAGCGCGAATTGCTCACTGGGTTCTGGTCGGAATGGACCAACATCCCTTCCGGGCGCTTGTCCTGGTCGCCGGACGGCCGGTTCATTGCGTTTGCGGGCACCGAAAAAGCCGCGCAAACCGACCTGCATCTGTTTCTGCTTTCATTGAATGGGTTGGAAAAGCGTCAGCTCACGGCGTCCGACGAAGATGATCGCTGTCCGGCCTTTTCGCCCGACGGGCAAACGCTGGCCTTCATACGCGGCTGGGATGAAATCTATCTGATGCCTGCTACGGGCGGTGAAGCGCGCCGTCTGACCTTTGATGCCAAACGCATCTTCGGGCTGGCCTGGACACCGGATGGCCGGGAAATCATTTTCTCTTCCGCTCGCGGGGGCAGTCCGACGTTATGGAAGATCGCGGCTTCTGGCGGCGCGCCCGAGGCCCTGCAACCCGGCGGCGAACAGGTCAGCACTCTGGCCTTGAGCCATCAAGGCAACCGTCTCGCTTACACCCAGAACATTCGCGACTTGAATCTCTGGCAGCTTGAACTGCCCGAACCGCCCAGCAAACCGCATCCGCCGTCCCTGTTTAATTCCTCCACGCGGCAGGAGTCCCAGCCGCAATTCTCGCCGGATGGAAAAAAAGTGGTCTTCGTTTCCTTGCGCTCCGGCAATTGGGAGCTTTGGGTGTGTGATGACAAGGGGCAGAATCCGGTGCAGTTGACCCATTTGAACGGCCCCTTTGTGGGCAGTCCGCGCTGGTCGCCGGATGGGAATCAGATCGCGTTTGAAAGCCGCGTCAACCAGCAGCAGCCGGACATTTATGCCATCGCCGCCAGCGGCGGAACAGCGCCGCGCCGCCTGACGCTGGAAGCTGCGGCGGACATTCGGCCCACTTGGTCACACGATGGGCAGTGGCTTTATTTCAGTTCAAACCGCAGCGGCGATTATCAACTCTGGAAACAGCCCAGCGCGGGCGGCCCCGCCGTGCAATTAACCTGGCAAGGCGGACGCGAAGCATACGAATCACCGGACGGGCAGTTCCTCTATTACACGCGCAGTCCCAACGAGCCTGGCATCTGGCGCGTCCCCGTGACGGGCGGGGCTGAAACGCGTGTGTTGGAGCATGGCCGGCAAGGCGCCTGGGCCATGCACGCGCAGGGCATTTATCTGGTCAATGCCGCGACGAAAACACCGGGCACCATCGAGTTTTTCAGTTTCGCCACGGCGCGGAAAACGATCCTTGCCGGGTTTGAGAAAGACGACCTTTATGGCTTCACCGTCTCAGCCGCTGCCCGCCGCCTGTTGTGGTCGCAGATTGATCGCAACGAAAGCGATCTCGTGCTGCTGGAAAACTTCCGCTAAACGAGTCTCGCCGTATTTTCCCCGGGAGAATTCGATAGGACTTACACAAAACGCGAGCGAGATTGCCACAGAGGCATAGAGACACAGAGCTTTTTTACAGTGTTGGTGGAGTTCTCTGTTTTCCTCTGTGCCGCTGTGCCTCTGTGGCAAATCTTTGCGTAAGTCCTGTTCAAATCTGTTAGCCTCCCGCCAAGGCCGCCACAATTGGGTTGTCACCGCACGCCAAACGCCGGCACCGGCACCTCGCCGCTTTGCCCCTGGTTTTTGCCCAGAAACGAACCGTCCGAACTGAGTTTGACAAACCACGTGCCCGAGCGCCGCCAGACCGCAATATCCGCCTTGCCATCGCCATCGAAATCGCCCGGCGTTGGAATATCGAAGTATGGCGCATAGTTCGCGCCCCATAACGCCAGCACCGGACTGGTTGGGTTAGCACTGGGCCGGATGTACCAGATCGAATCTGCGCCGCGCCAGATCGCCAAGTCCGCCTTGCCATCCCCGTCGTAGTCCGCTGGCACGGGCGTATCGAAATATGGCGCATACCCTGCCCCCCATTGAATGCTCGTCATCGTATTCGTCGAGCTGTTTAAGATCAACCAGTTCGGTGCGGGCGCAATCGCGTTGGGCCGAAAGACCGCCAAGTCGGTTTTGCCATCGCCATCATAATCGGCGGGTACTGGAATGTCGCCATTTTGGCCGTGCGTCTGAATCAGGAAGGAGCCATTGGAACTGCGTTTGACGTACCAAGTGCCCGTCGCGGGCCGGAAGACCGCCAGATCGGTTTTGCCATCGCCGTCGTAATCGCCCGGCGCTGGAATATCGAAATACGGCGCATAGCTCGCTCCCCACAGATCGAGGATGGCCGCGCCATCGGATGATTTGCGGATGTACCAGATCGAATCGGCCCCGCGCCAGATGGCCTGATCGGCTTTGCCGTCGCCATCGTAATCACCGGGCACGATGACGTCGTTGTAAGGCGCATAGCCCGCGCCCCATTGCATGGTTTGCAAGCTGTTGCTGGCGCTATTGAGCGTATACCAGGTGCCATTGCTGCCGCGCCAGGTGCTGAGGTCGGTTTTACCGTCACCGTCGAAATCCGCTTTGACCGTGCGCGCCCCGGCTTGCGCAACAGCGAACGTCTGGCCGCCAATCGTCAGCGTGCCGGTGCGCGAGAATGTGCCGGGGTTGGCGGTGACGTTGTAGGTCAGCGTGGCGTTGCCATTGCCGTTGGTCGCGCCGGTCAGCGTGATCCAGTTGTCATTGCTGACGGCTGTCCAGACACAGCCGGTGCCGGCGGTCAGGTTGATCGAACCGCTGCCGCCCGCGCGCGCATAGGCCTGACCGGTGGGCGCGAGCGTATAGGTGCAGCCGTTCGCCTGATTGACCGTGAAAGTTTGCCCGGCCACGGTCAGTGTGCCGGAACGCGCGGGGCCGCTATTGGCCGCCGCAGTGAAGCCAACCGGGCCATTGCCGCTGCCGGTTGCGCCGCTGGTGATGCTCAGCCAGTTGTCGTTGCTTGTGGCTGTCCACGCGCAACCCGCGCCCGCTGTGACATTGACAGTGCCGTTTGTAAGGCTGGCGGCAATAGTTTGATTGGTGGGCGCGATGCTGAAAGCGCAACCATCAGCTTGGGTGAGGGTGAAGGTCTGACCCGCGACAGTGATTGTGCCGCTACGTTGCGGGCCGGAGTTGGCGGCTACGGTGAAATTGACCGGGCCGGGGCCGGTGCCATTGGTCGCGCCGTTGATCGTCAACCAGTTGACATTGCTGAGCGCCGTCCAAGTGCAATTCGCGTTGGTTTGCACGTTGAAGGAACTGGCGCCGCCCGCCGCCGCACTGGTTTGGCTGGCCGGATTGAGCGTGTAGCTGCAATTGGAGCCTTGCGTCACGGTGAAAGTCAGGCCCGCGACGGTGAGTGTGCCGGTGCGCGGCGGGCCGTTGAGATTGGCGTCCCCGGCAAATTGCGTCGTGCCGTTGCCCGTGCCGGTCGCGCCGCTGGTGATGTTGATCCAAGTGGCATTGCTGACGGCGGCCCAGTTGCAAGTGGCGGCGCTGGCCGTGATGGCTACGCTGCCGTTGCCGCCAGCGGGCACGAAGTTTTGACTGGTCGGATTGATGGTGATGGTGCAAGGCACTACGCAGGTGGTGCAAAGCACGCTGCCGACGAGGCTGACCGAATCAAGCCACCAACCCGAATTGGCGATGCCGCAATCGAAACCGGCGCGCCAGCGGAATTGCACGTTCTGTCCGGCGGCGGTATTCGGCAACACCACCGTCGTCGTGAGATACCCACTGGAATCGCCCGTCCAGGCGTTGCGTCCGGCCAGTGGATTGGCGCAGGTCGAATCGTTTGCCAGCGCTTGAATATAGCCGCCTTCGATAAAGCTGCCGCCCGCCGTGAGGATGTCGGTGAAGCTGCCGCCGCCGATTTTGATTTCCAGCACGCCACCGTCAAAGCCGCTTTCCAAACTGTAACGTTGCCGGAACGCCAGCCGCGTGCCAACGTTGCTGATGAGGAAGGTTGACGAGGTCAGTTGGCTTTCACCCGTGGTGCTTTGATTCGGCGTAAAGACGGCGTTTGGCGTGCTGTCAGCGTTGCCGGTCACGGTGGCCCAATTGCTGCCGCTGCCGGTGACCGCGCTGGCCCAGCCGTTGGGCAGTGCGGGCGCAGTCACGCCG
The Acidobacteriota bacterium genome window above contains:
- a CDS encoding PD40 domain-containing protein — translated: MQLDVKSVYEFGAFRLDVADRQLKRAGEIVPLAPKVFELLVFMLANHGRPISKEELLSNVWPDSFVTDENLSRHISTLRKTLNEGGDGQKFIETLPKFGYRFTDQVRVLASTGEAVWAATAPAETPASAVEPDALPAPLPELLFEQAEAREVAVAAGWVTQAKPRSSAQPISRFRILAPLGADGKGDVVVAEDVRLAPAFLKRRALVFSLGLVVILGFVFGLYNWAKPRPGTLARASLRANVAPLTSFQGRENYPAFSPDDRQIAFTWDGGRDGTPGDTTDIYVKLLGTETPLRLTTNPAEEISPVWSPDGLSIAFMRITTGGAGIYLVPALGGPERELLTGFWSEWTNIPSGRLSWSPDGRFIAFAGTEKAAQTDLHLFLLSLNGLEKRQLTASDEDDRCPAFSPDGQTLAFIRGWDEIYLMPATGGEARRLTFDAKRIFGLAWTPDGREIIFSSARGGSPTLWKIAASGGAPEALQPGGEQVSTLALSHQGNRLAYTQNIRDLNLWQLELPEPPSKPHPPSLFNSSTRQESQPQFSPDGKKVVFVSLRSGNWELWVCDDKGQNPVQLTHLNGPFVGSPRWSPDGNQIAFESRVNQQQPDIYAIAASGGTAPRRLTLEAAADIRPTWSHDGQWLYFSSNRSGDYQLWKQPSAGGPAVQLTWQGGREAYESPDGQFLYYTRSPNEPGIWRVPVTGGAETRVLEHGRQGAWAMHAQGIYLVNAATKTPGTIEFFSFATARKTILAGFEKDDLYGFTVSAAARRLLWSQIDRNESDLVLLENFR